From one Tsukamurella tyrosinosolvens genomic stretch:
- a CDS encoding PPOX class F420-dependent oxidoreductase has translation MASTEFDPRSLIASSRIGVLATLRASGMPQLSPVTTVYDADADRILVSMTAGRAKEANLRRDPRAAIEFTSADGYTWATAEGTATLIGPSTDPDGPEVDALVDYYRSGAGEHPDWREYREVMVADRRVLLVLQITHAYGAKLR, from the coding sequence ATGGCATCGACCGAGTTCGACCCCCGCAGCCTGATCGCCTCCAGCCGTATCGGCGTCCTCGCGACGCTCCGGGCGAGCGGCATGCCGCAGCTCTCGCCGGTCACCACGGTGTACGACGCGGACGCCGACCGGATCCTGGTCTCCATGACGGCCGGCCGTGCGAAGGAGGCGAACCTGCGGCGCGATCCGCGCGCCGCGATCGAGTTCACCAGCGCCGACGGCTACACCTGGGCCACCGCCGAGGGCACGGCCACGCTCATCGGTCCGTCGACGGATCCGGACGGACCGGAGGTGGACGCCCTCGTCGACTACTACCGCAGCGGCGCCGGGGAGCATCCCGACTGGCGCGAGTACCGCGAGGTCATGGTCGCCGACCGCCGGGTCCTCCTCGTCCTGCAGATCACCCACGCCTACGGCGCCAAGCTGCGCTGA
- a CDS encoding TetR/AcrR family transcriptional regulator: protein MPAAPKPRPRPRVRLVNTALNLVGRHGFADAGLAELTAQSQASKNSLYQYFPGGKAELVEASTSLAGRRLLRYIDAATSKGEPHEWIGRFIELWKRVLVRSEFQVGCPLLAAALADGAPRVQDAATAAYTECERRFASALVDYGVEERGALVFASVFMSSIEGAVARARAARDIYPLTDVYHSMMALLDLTMAAPDVVRGATVAE, encoded by the coding sequence ATGCCCGCCGCCCCCAAGCCGCGTCCCCGTCCCCGGGTCCGGCTGGTCAACACAGCGCTCAATCTCGTCGGCCGCCACGGCTTCGCCGACGCCGGCCTGGCCGAGCTGACCGCGCAGTCGCAGGCCTCCAAGAACTCGCTGTACCAGTACTTCCCCGGCGGCAAGGCCGAGCTCGTGGAGGCGTCCACCTCGCTCGCGGGCCGCCGCCTCCTCCGCTACATCGACGCGGCCACCAGCAAGGGCGAGCCCCACGAGTGGATCGGCCGGTTCATCGAGCTGTGGAAGCGGGTGCTGGTCCGGTCCGAGTTCCAGGTCGGGTGCCCGCTCCTCGCGGCGGCGCTGGCCGACGGCGCGCCCCGCGTGCAGGACGCGGCCACCGCCGCGTACACCGAGTGCGAGCGCCGGTTCGCCTCGGCGCTGGTCGATTACGGGGTGGAGGAGCGCGGCGCGCTCGTCTTCGCCTCCGTCTTCATGAGCTCGATCGAGGGCGCGGTCGCGCGGGCGCGCGCCGCCCGCGACATCTACCCGCTCACCGACGTCTACCACTCGATGATGGCCCTGCTCGACCTGACGATGGCGGCTCCCGACGTGGTGCGGGGCGCTACAGTCGCCGAATGA
- a CDS encoding nuclear transport factor 2 family protein has translation MTNIDIPSPVAEFIDSVNAGDEAAFLDAFTADGFIDDWGRVFGDRAAMQGWSAKEFIGAKGVLTPEKVTVDGDTVTVVGDWRSTHANGLSEFTFAVAGDRLKSMTIREG, from the coding sequence ATGACGAACATCGACATCCCCAGCCCGGTCGCGGAGTTCATCGATTCCGTGAACGCCGGCGACGAGGCGGCCTTCCTCGACGCCTTCACCGCCGACGGCTTCATCGACGACTGGGGCCGCGTCTTCGGCGACCGCGCAGCGATGCAGGGCTGGAGCGCGAAGGAGTTCATCGGCGCGAAGGGCGTGCTGACGCCGGAGAAGGTCACCGTCGACGGCGACACCGTGACGGTCGTGGGCGATTGGCGCAGCACCCACGCCAACGGACTCAGCGAGTTCACCTTCGCCGTCGCGGGGGATCGTCTGAAGTCCATGACGATCCGCGAGGGCTGA
- a CDS encoding precorrin-2 C(20)-methyltransferase: MTGILYGVGVGPGDPELVTVKAARLIAEADVVAYHSARHGRSNARACAAPYLREEQTEIRLMYPVTTETTDHPGGYRGALEDFYAGAAEELAEHLTAGRNVALLAEGDPMFYSSYMHMHKRLRDRFECVVVPGVTSVSAAAAATGVPLVEADEVLTVLPGTLPESELRRRLADTDAAAIMKLGRTFPTVRGALERADRDGAAWYVERASRADERVLSVGDVSAEDVPYFATVLVPGRINAPTPAAAERGEVVVVGLGPGDEAWTTPEVRHELSEATDIVGYQTYTDRVRPRPGQRVHASDNRVEAERARHALELAAGGARVAVVSSGDPGVFAMASAVAEVAADPAFHDVPVRVLPGMTAANAVASRVGAPLGHDYAVLSLSDYLKPWEVIEERLRAVAAADLALAVYNPASKTRREQLVRMRDVLLEVRSPETVVIVGRAVGSPEESLTVTTLGAFDPEQVDMRCLLIVGSSRTEVTARAGGRIVHTPRRY, encoded by the coding sequence GTGACGGGGATCCTGTACGGCGTGGGCGTCGGTCCGGGTGACCCGGAGCTGGTCACGGTCAAGGCGGCGCGGCTCATCGCCGAGGCCGACGTGGTGGCCTATCACAGTGCGCGCCACGGCCGTTCCAACGCGCGCGCCTGTGCGGCGCCGTACCTGCGCGAGGAGCAGACCGAGATCCGGCTGATGTATCCGGTGACCACCGAGACCACCGATCATCCCGGCGGCTACCGCGGCGCGCTCGAGGACTTCTACGCCGGCGCCGCCGAGGAGCTGGCAGAGCACCTGACGGCCGGGCGGAACGTCGCACTGCTCGCCGAGGGCGACCCGATGTTCTACAGCTCGTACATGCACATGCACAAGCGGCTCCGCGACCGCTTCGAGTGCGTCGTCGTCCCGGGCGTCACCTCGGTCAGCGCCGCGGCGGCCGCGACCGGCGTCCCGCTCGTGGAGGCCGACGAGGTGCTCACGGTGCTGCCCGGCACCCTCCCCGAGTCCGAGCTGCGGCGGCGCCTCGCCGACACCGATGCCGCCGCGATCATGAAGCTGGGCAGGACGTTCCCGACCGTGCGCGGTGCACTGGAGCGTGCGGACCGCGACGGCGCGGCCTGGTACGTCGAGCGCGCCAGCCGCGCGGACGAGCGGGTGCTGTCGGTGGGCGACGTGAGCGCCGAGGACGTGCCGTACTTCGCGACGGTGCTGGTGCCCGGCCGGATCAACGCGCCCACGCCGGCGGCGGCGGAGCGGGGCGAGGTCGTGGTCGTCGGCCTCGGTCCCGGCGACGAGGCGTGGACGACGCCGGAGGTCCGGCACGAGCTGTCCGAGGCCACGGACATCGTCGGCTACCAGACCTACACCGACCGCGTGCGTCCCCGCCCGGGGCAGCGCGTGCACGCCTCGGACAACCGCGTCGAGGCCGAGCGCGCCCGGCACGCACTGGAACTCGCGGCCGGCGGCGCCCGGGTCGCCGTGGTCAGCTCGGGCGACCCCGGCGTGTTCGCCATGGCCTCCGCCGTCGCGGAGGTCGCGGCCGACCCCGCCTTCCACGACGTCCCCGTGCGCGTCCTGCCGGGCATGACGGCGGCGAACGCCGTCGCGAGCCGGGTCGGCGCGCCGCTCGGCCACGACTACGCGGTGCTCTCGCTCTCGGACTACCTGAAGCCCTGGGAGGTCATCGAGGAGCGGCTGCGCGCCGTCGCCGCCGCCGATCTCGCGCTGGCCGTCTACAACCCGGCGTCGAAGACGCGCCGCGAGCAGCTCGTCCGGATGCGCGACGTGCTGCTCGAGGTGCGCTCCCCTGAGACCGTCGTCATCGTCGGGCGCGCCGTGGGGTCGCCCGAGGAGTCGCTGACGGTGACCACGCTCGGGGCGTTCGACCCGGAACAGGTGGACATGCGCTGCCTGCTCATCGTCGGGTCCTCGCGCACCGAGGTCACCGCGCGCGCCGGCGGCCGGATCGTGCACACTCCCCGTAGGTACTGA
- the cobM gene encoding precorrin-4 C(11)-methyltransferase: MTVYFIGAGPGAPDLLTLRGAEILGRCTVCLYAGSLVPQQMLDRCPPGARLVDTARMPLPDIVDELIAAHEAGLDVARLHSGDISLYSAFTEQARRLDAAGVPYEIVPGVPAFAAASAALGRELTVPGVGQSLLITRVSTMSTDMPAGEDLASLARAGVTLALHLAAHRAQALTDDLVPHYGADCPVAVVAFASREDERIVRCRLADLPQRLAAEGITRTAVIFVGKVLDAEAFEESYLYSARRLRPPGASH, translated from the coding sequence GTGACCGTCTATTTCATCGGTGCCGGTCCCGGCGCCCCGGATCTGCTGACGCTGCGCGGGGCGGAGATCCTCGGCCGCTGCACGGTGTGCCTGTACGCCGGATCGTTGGTGCCGCAGCAGATGCTGGACCGGTGCCCGCCGGGCGCGAGGCTCGTGGACACGGCGCGGATGCCGCTGCCCGACATCGTCGACGAGCTGATCGCCGCGCACGAGGCGGGGCTCGACGTGGCGCGCCTGCACTCCGGCGACATCTCGCTCTACTCCGCGTTCACGGAACAGGCGCGGCGGCTCGACGCCGCCGGGGTGCCGTACGAGATCGTCCCGGGCGTGCCCGCCTTCGCCGCCGCCTCCGCAGCGCTCGGCCGGGAGCTGACGGTGCCCGGTGTCGGCCAGTCGCTGCTCATCACGCGCGTCTCCACGATGTCGACGGACATGCCCGCGGGGGAGGACCTCGCGTCGCTCGCCCGGGCCGGGGTGACGCTGGCGTTGCACCTCGCCGCGCATCGCGCGCAGGCCCTCACCGACGACCTCGTGCCGCACTACGGCGCCGACTGCCCCGTGGCGGTCGTGGCCTTCGCCAGCCGCGAGGACGAGCGGATCGTGCGCTGCCGGCTCGCGGACCTGCCGCAGCGGCTCGCCGCGGAGGGGATCACCCGGACCGCGGTGATCTTCGTCGGGAAGGTGCTGGACGCGGAGGCCTTCGAGGAGAGCTACCTGTACTCGGCGCGGCGACTGCGGCCTCCGGGGGCGAGCCACTGA
- a CDS encoding helix-turn-helix domain-containing protein encodes MIDETAPTLGSFLRSRRAAVDADDLGLPSYGRRRVPGLRREELAELAGVSVNYLTRLEQGAAGNPSDEVLSALARALRLSEVERLHLLELAHPSGEGAAPIDRHGAGFTGVRQLVDAMDTPAVVLSRNQDILAWNRLGNAVLAPHVPYEDLHADPPPNKVRQTFLDPEVRSLFVDWELEAELAVASLRWVAAQFPDDAALRRLLGELVLDRDFARLWALQAVELCTSGVKRFHHPWVGRIDLCYQMLHLPESDGARMIAFSAAPGSPDDDALTLLRHRVAD; translated from the coding sequence ATGATCGACGAGACCGCCCCGACCCTGGGCTCCTTCCTCCGCTCCCGCCGGGCGGCGGTGGACGCCGACGACCTCGGCCTCCCCAGCTACGGCCGCCGCCGCGTCCCGGGACTGCGCCGCGAGGAGCTCGCCGAGCTCGCCGGAGTGTCGGTCAACTACCTCACCCGCCTCGAACAGGGCGCCGCCGGCAATCCCTCCGACGAGGTCCTCAGCGCCCTCGCCCGCGCCCTGCGGCTGAGCGAGGTCGAGCGCCTGCACCTGTTGGAGCTGGCCCATCCGTCGGGCGAGGGCGCGGCGCCGATCGACCGGCACGGCGCCGGCTTCACCGGAGTGCGCCAGCTCGTCGACGCGATGGACACGCCCGCCGTGGTGCTCTCGCGCAACCAGGACATCCTGGCGTGGAACCGCCTCGGCAACGCGGTTCTGGCGCCCCACGTCCCGTATGAGGACCTGCACGCCGATCCGCCGCCGAACAAGGTGCGGCAGACCTTCCTCGATCCGGAGGTGCGGTCCCTCTTCGTCGACTGGGAGCTCGAGGCGGAGCTGGCCGTCGCCTCCCTCCGCTGGGTGGCGGCCCAGTTCCCGGACGACGCCGCGCTGCGCCGCCTCCTCGGTGAGCTGGTGCTCGACCGCGACTTCGCGCGGCTGTGGGCACTGCAGGCCGTCGAGCTGTGCACCAGTGGCGTCAAGCGGTTCCACCATCCGTGGGTGGGCCGGATCGACCTCTGCTACCAGATGCTCCACCTTCCCGAGTCCGACGGTGCGCGGATGATCGCGTTCAGCGCCGCGCCCGGCAGCCCGGACGACGACGCCCTGACGCTGCTGCGCCACCGCGTCGCCGACTGA
- a CDS encoding precorrin-8X methylmutase, giving the protein MHDYLTDGAEIYRRSFATIRAEADLSALAADAETVAVRMIHAAGQTDLDRDIRISAGAVAAGRSALAAGAPILTDANMVAHGVTRTRLPADNEVLCLLRDPRVPSLAAELGTTRSAAALQLWGERLDGAVVAIGNAPTALFHLLDLLASGAPKPAVIVGIPVGFIGAAESKDALVAEAAGLGVEYITVLGRRGGSAITAAALNALAREEEL; this is encoded by the coding sequence GTGCACGACTACCTCACCGACGGCGCCGAGATCTACCGGCGGTCGTTCGCCACCATCCGCGCGGAGGCCGACCTCAGCGCGCTGGCTGCGGACGCGGAGACGGTGGCGGTCCGCATGATCCACGCGGCGGGCCAGACCGACCTGGATCGCGACATCCGGATCTCGGCCGGCGCCGTCGCCGCCGGACGGTCCGCCCTCGCCGCCGGCGCCCCGATCCTCACCGACGCGAACATGGTGGCGCACGGCGTGACCCGTACACGCCTGCCCGCCGACAACGAGGTGCTGTGCCTGCTGCGCGACCCGCGCGTCCCGTCGTTGGCCGCCGAGCTCGGCACCACGCGCAGCGCCGCCGCCCTGCAGCTGTGGGGCGAGCGGCTGGACGGCGCGGTCGTCGCGATCGGTAACGCGCCGACGGCCCTGTTCCACCTGCTCGACCTTCTGGCGTCGGGCGCGCCGAAACCCGCGGTGATCGTCGGGATCCCGGTGGGCTTCATCGGCGCCGCGGAGTCGAAGGACGCGCTCGTCGCCGAGGCCGCCGGGCTGGGCGTCGAGTACATCACCGTGCTGGGCCGCCGCGGCGGCAGCGCGATCACGGCGGCGGCGCTCAACGCGCTGGCGCGGGAGGAGGAGCTGTGA
- a CDS encoding MFS transporter codes for MTTTTHRRLHPGLLALAMGGFGIGLTEFSITGLLSDVAGDLRVSIPLAGGLVTGYALGVVFGAFTVTLALVSRPPKTALLILLALFVAGNALSAAGPTYELVMAGRIVAALCHGGFFGIGAVLAARLVTPDRQASAIALMFAGLTVANVLGVPAGTALGHRFGWRATFVAVAVIGLVAMAAIAALVPSVPAETTSVRAQLTVLLRPSVWIACAVTALVFGGLFGAFTYIEPLLRSVTGFGAGAIPWLLVLFGLGLFAGNLVGGRAADRDADRALLAFAVLLPLAVATVALVAGSKPLVAVALAVMGLIGFATVPALQLRVLRNAGTATLIASSANIAAFNLGNAVGAQLGGTGISLGGGPTSPVWIGVALSGAGALLAAASIAVERRHRAPRPGAPADGVPV; via the coding sequence ATGACCACCACCACGCACCGTCGTCTCCACCCCGGTCTGCTCGCGCTCGCCATGGGCGGCTTCGGGATCGGGCTCACGGAGTTCTCCATCACCGGCCTGCTCTCCGACGTCGCGGGCGACCTTCGGGTGAGCATCCCGCTCGCGGGCGGACTGGTCACCGGCTACGCGCTCGGCGTCGTGTTCGGCGCCTTCACCGTGACGCTCGCCCTCGTGTCGCGGCCGCCGAAGACCGCGCTCCTGATCCTCCTGGCCCTCTTCGTCGCGGGGAACGCGCTCTCCGCGGCCGGCCCCACCTACGAGCTGGTGATGGCGGGCCGGATCGTCGCGGCCCTGTGCCACGGCGGCTTCTTCGGGATCGGGGCCGTGCTCGCGGCGCGGCTGGTCACGCCCGACCGCCAGGCGTCGGCCATCGCACTCATGTTCGCCGGGCTCACGGTCGCCAACGTGCTCGGCGTTCCCGCCGGCACCGCCCTCGGCCATCGGTTCGGTTGGCGGGCCACGTTCGTGGCTGTCGCGGTGATCGGGCTCGTGGCCATGGCGGCCATCGCAGCCCTGGTGCCGAGCGTGCCCGCCGAAACGACCTCGGTGCGGGCTCAGCTGACGGTGCTGCTGCGCCCCTCCGTCTGGATCGCCTGCGCCGTCACGGCTCTGGTCTTCGGCGGCCTCTTCGGTGCCTTCACCTACATCGAGCCGCTACTGCGCTCCGTGACCGGCTTCGGCGCCGGGGCGATCCCCTGGCTGCTCGTGCTGTTCGGCCTGGGCCTCTTCGCCGGCAACCTCGTGGGCGGCCGCGCAGCCGACCGGGACGCGGACCGGGCGCTGCTCGCCTTCGCCGTGCTGCTGCCCCTTGCCGTCGCGACGGTCGCCCTGGTGGCGGGCTCGAAGCCCTTGGTCGCCGTCGCGCTCGCCGTCATGGGGCTCATCGGCTTCGCGACGGTGCCCGCCCTGCAGCTCCGGGTCCTGCGGAACGCCGGCACCGCGACGCTCATCGCCTCGTCCGCCAACATCGCGGCGTTCAACCTCGGCAACGCCGTGGGCGCACAGCTCGGCGGCACGGGGATCAGTCTCGGAGGCGGCCCCACGTCGCCCGTGTGGATCGGCGTCGCCCTCAGCGGCGCGGGCGCCCTGCTCGCCGCCGCGAGCATCGCCGTGGAGCGTCGACATCGTGCTCCGCGTCCCGGTGCGCCGGCCGACGGCGTACCGGTCTGA
- a CDS encoding alpha/beta hydrolase, with the protein MPLHPQSAAHLAAAASAAPLHTLGVPDVRRALRGYLDLQRPAVEIAHVRHTYVVGPGSSLPVRIYRDGPPGGAVVLMLHGSGFVAADIELSDEPARLLARATGATVVTVDYRKSPEHPYPAALDDAAATLDWIASGAIDVDADRIAVVGDSAGGTLTAALVHRVRDRGGPRIAAHAVLYPPLRPGDYDDLAPGEVSLSPADMDWFWRQYLPDGAAPAGAAPLDATDFAGLPPAFVATAEYDVLRGHGRQYADALRVAGGAVEYRDYPGTLHGFYWMDAVLDAATDLQRDLAAWLRATLNGNR; encoded by the coding sequence ATGCCCCTGCACCCCCAGTCCGCCGCCCACCTCGCCGCGGCGGCGAGCGCCGCCCCGCTGCACACACTGGGCGTCCCCGACGTCCGTCGCGCCCTGCGGGGGTACCTCGATCTGCAGCGCCCCGCCGTGGAGATCGCCCACGTACGGCACACCTACGTCGTAGGACCGGGATCGTCACTGCCCGTGCGGATCTACCGAGACGGACCGCCCGGCGGGGCGGTCGTCCTGATGCTCCACGGCAGCGGCTTCGTGGCCGCCGACATCGAACTCAGCGACGAGCCCGCCAGGCTGCTCGCCCGCGCGACCGGCGCGACGGTGGTCACCGTCGACTACCGGAAGTCTCCGGAACACCCCTACCCCGCCGCCCTCGACGACGCCGCGGCGACGCTCGACTGGATCGCCTCCGGCGCGATCGATGTCGACGCCGACCGGATCGCCGTTGTCGGCGACAGCGCGGGAGGGACACTCACCGCGGCTCTCGTGCACCGTGTTCGGGACCGCGGCGGACCGCGGATCGCAGCGCACGCCGTCCTCTACCCGCCCCTGCGCCCCGGCGACTACGACGATCTCGCGCCCGGCGAGGTCAGTCTGTCGCCCGCCGACATGGACTGGTTCTGGCGCCAGTACCTGCCCGACGGCGCCGCGCCGGCGGGCGCCGCGCCCCTGGACGCGACCGACTTCGCCGGGCTTCCGCCGGCCTTCGTCGCGACGGCGGAGTACGACGTGCTGCGAGGCCACGGCCGGCAGTACGCGGATGCACTCCGGGTAGCGGGCGGCGCGGTCGAGTACCGGGACTACCCCGGAACGCTCCACGGCTTCTACTGGATGGACGCCGTGCTCGACGCCGCCACCGACCTCCAACGAGATCTGGCCGCCTGGCTGCGCGCGACCCTGAACGGAAACCGATGA
- a CDS encoding cobalt-precorrin-6A reductase, producing the protein MRRVLVLGGTAEARELARMLHDDPRFTVLSSLAGRVANPRLPVGETRIGGFGGPSGLATFVADGGVDVLVDATHPFAATISRNAALAAEATGVPLVALVRPEWSPTAGDRWTRVPTVPAAATLLARRPGARAMLTTGRQDAHAFAALDDWWFLIRVVDAPSGPLPRRHELLHDRGPYTLGSERELLRGNAIGVLVTKNSGGDLVSAKLAAARELSVEVVMVDRPARPAGVPAVATAAAAYAELAARA; encoded by the coding sequence ATGCGTCGCGTGCTCGTCCTGGGCGGCACCGCCGAGGCCCGCGAGCTGGCGCGGATGCTGCACGACGATCCGAGGTTCACGGTGCTCAGCTCGCTCGCCGGCCGGGTCGCGAATCCTCGCCTGCCGGTGGGGGAGACGCGGATCGGCGGGTTCGGCGGACCGTCGGGCCTGGCCACCTTCGTGGCGGACGGCGGCGTCGACGTGCTCGTGGACGCGACGCACCCCTTCGCGGCGACGATCTCCCGCAACGCCGCGCTCGCGGCGGAGGCGACCGGGGTACCGCTCGTGGCGCTGGTCCGGCCGGAGTGGTCGCCGACGGCGGGCGACCGCTGGACCCGGGTGCCGACGGTGCCCGCCGCCGCGACCCTGCTCGCGCGGCGTCCCGGGGCGCGGGCGATGCTCACGACGGGGCGGCAGGACGCGCACGCGTTCGCGGCGCTCGACGACTGGTGGTTCCTGATCCGGGTGGTCGACGCGCCGTCGGGCCCGCTGCCGCGGCGGCACGAGCTGCTCCACGACCGCGGCCCGTACACGCTCGGCTCCGAGCGGGAGCTGCTGCGCGGGAACGCCATCGGCGTCCTGGTGACGAAGAACAGCGGCGGCGACCTGGTGTCCGCGAAGCTCGCAGCGGCACGGGAGCTCAGCGTCGAGGTCGTGATGGTCGATCGCCCGGCGCGTCCGGCGGGCGTCCCTGCGGTCGCGACCGCCGCGGCGGCGTACGCCGAGCTCGCCGCGCGGGCCTGA
- a CDS encoding beta-ketoacyl-ACP synthase 3 produces the protein MTAPARIAPPAPAEQSNVSYLGIGAYRPRRVVPNSEIVDKIDSSDEWIKTRSGIESRHFAEDDETILSMSVKAAERAITAAGIDPQLVDCVISATNTRLELGPSLAPQIAKELGRVGIPAFDITAGCSGFTTAAAVGTDLIRAGTAKYVVVVGVERLSDLISPEDRTCAFIFADGAGAAVLGPSEEVGVSQVSWGADGDFTTAIFQDKDFGTYFDEVHAFRDDTTTEAPVRPFLRMEGRKVFRWAATALLPACQEALKLAGLTSKDIDVFVPHQANLRITQVLIKALELRDDCVVAEDIVTTGNTSAASIPLAVEELLRTGKAKPGQTALVMAFGSGLAYAGHVITLPPVNFED, from the coding sequence ATGACCGCCCCCGCCCGGATCGCCCCTCCCGCCCCCGCTGAGCAGTCCAACGTCAGCTACCTCGGGATCGGCGCCTACCGACCGCGGCGCGTGGTGCCCAACTCCGAGATCGTCGACAAGATCGACTCGAGCGACGAGTGGATCAAGACCCGCTCGGGCATCGAGTCGCGGCACTTCGCCGAGGACGACGAGACCATCCTCTCGATGTCGGTCAAGGCGGCCGAGCGCGCGATCACGGCCGCGGGCATCGATCCCCAGCTGGTCGACTGCGTCATCTCCGCGACCAACACGCGCCTGGAGCTCGGCCCGTCGCTGGCCCCGCAGATCGCCAAGGAGCTCGGCCGCGTCGGCATCCCCGCGTTCGACATCACCGCCGGCTGCTCCGGCTTCACCACCGCCGCCGCCGTCGGCACGGACCTGATCCGGGCCGGCACCGCGAAGTACGTCGTGGTCGTGGGCGTCGAGCGACTCTCCGACCTCATCTCCCCCGAGGACCGCACCTGCGCGTTCATCTTCGCCGACGGTGCCGGCGCCGCCGTGCTCGGACCGTCCGAGGAGGTGGGCGTCTCGCAGGTGTCGTGGGGCGCCGACGGCGACTTCACCACCGCGATCTTCCAGGACAAGGACTTCGGCACCTACTTCGACGAGGTCCACGCCTTCCGGGACGACACCACGACCGAGGCGCCCGTCCGTCCGTTCCTGCGCATGGAGGGCCGCAAGGTCTTCCGCTGGGCCGCGACCGCGCTGCTCCCCGCGTGCCAGGAGGCCCTCAAGCTCGCCGGCCTCACCTCGAAGGACATCGACGTCTTCGTGCCGCACCAGGCCAACCTGCGGATCACCCAGGTGCTCATCAAGGCGCTCGAGCTGCGCGACGACTGCGTGGTCGCCGAGGACATCGTGACCACCGGCAACACCTCCGCCGCGTCGATCCCGCTCGCCGTCGAGGAGCTGCTGCGCACCGGCAAGGCCAAGCCCGGCCAGACCGCGCTCGTCATGGCGTTCGGCTCGGGCCTCGCCTACGCCGGCCACGTCATCACCCTGCCGCCGGTCAACTTCGAGGACTGA
- a CDS encoding DUF1330 domain-containing protein codes for MAKAYWIAFYQEIKDPEKMAAYAAIGGPAITEGGGRFIVRGQAAVAYEAGKIERTTVIEFDSLEQAVAVHDSPAYQEALAALGDGAVREIRICEGS; via the coding sequence ATGGCGAAGGCGTACTGGATCGCGTTCTACCAGGAGATCAAGGACCCCGAGAAGATGGCGGCGTACGCGGCCATCGGCGGGCCGGCGATCACCGAGGGCGGCGGACGCTTCATCGTCCGCGGGCAGGCCGCCGTCGCCTACGAGGCGGGGAAGATCGAGCGCACCACGGTCATCGAGTTCGACAGCCTCGAGCAGGCCGTCGCCGTCCACGACTCCCCCGCGTACCAGGAGGCCCTCGCCGCCCTCGGCGACGGCGCGGTCCGCGAGATCCGCATCTGCGAAGGCTCCTGA
- a CDS encoding precorrin-3B synthase codes for MIALPPKQPDSCPGVLRPHQAADGALARVRLPGGAVLPAQLEVLAELAGDEPIELTSRGNVQLRGVGDLDAARERLAAAGLLPSATHERVRNIVASPQSGELRATAAALDRALVARAALAALPGRFLFALDDGAGDVAALAADAEIRAGVLHLDGSPTDLPCTVDVLLDAAQAFLDLRRDEWRIRDLHDGAERIAVALGGALTGPRAVPAPPSPPPVGWFDRPDGSVTLAMGVPLGRLDPRTAQFVAAVDQAITVTPWRTLHLHGLDEGAAEAVVRVLAPMGLIFDATAPLLRVSACVGDHGCARAQGDSLAHAADLAGTIADDERVHVVACGRGCGAPPGEHRRVVVTEKPGE; via the coding sequence CTGATCGCACTGCCGCCGAAGCAGCCCGACTCCTGCCCGGGTGTCCTGCGACCGCATCAGGCGGCCGACGGTGCCCTGGCCCGGGTCCGGCTGCCCGGTGGCGCCGTCCTGCCCGCGCAGCTGGAGGTCCTCGCGGAGCTCGCCGGTGACGAGCCGATCGAGCTGACCTCGCGCGGCAACGTGCAGCTGCGCGGCGTCGGCGACCTCGACGCCGCCCGCGAGCGCCTCGCCGCCGCGGGGCTGCTCCCGTCGGCGACGCACGAGCGGGTGCGCAACATCGTCGCCTCCCCGCAGTCCGGCGAGCTCCGCGCGACCGCGGCGGCGCTCGACCGGGCTCTCGTGGCACGCGCCGCCCTGGCCGCGCTCCCCGGGCGGTTCCTGTTCGCGCTCGACGACGGTGCCGGCGACGTCGCCGCGCTCGCCGCGGACGCCGAGATCCGCGCCGGTGTGCTCCACCTCGACGGGAGTCCGACCGATCTGCCCTGCACGGTCGACGTGCTGCTCGACGCCGCGCAGGCGTTCCTCGACCTGCGGCGCGACGAATGGCGGATCCGGGACCTGCACGACGGTGCCGAGCGCATCGCCGTCGCCCTCGGCGGGGCGCTGACCGGGCCCCGCGCGGTCCCGGCGCCGCCCAGTCCGCCCCCCGTCGGGTGGTTCGACCGGCCCGACGGCTCGGTCACCCTCGCCATGGGCGTCCCCCTCGGCCGGCTCGACCCCCGCACCGCGCAGTTCGTCGCCGCGGTCGACCAAGCGATCACGGTCACCCCGTGGCGCACGCTGCACCTGCACGGGCTCGACGAGGGCGCGGCGGAGGCCGTGGTGCGGGTGCTCGCGCCGATGGGCCTGATCTTCGACGCGACCGCGCCGCTGCTCCGGGTGAGCGCCTGCGTGGGCGACCACGGATGCGCCCGCGCGCAGGGCGATTCGCTCGCGCACGCGGCGGACCTCGCCGGCACGATCGCGGACGACGAGCGCGTGCACGTGGTCGCCTGCGGGCGCGGCTGCGGGGCGCCGCCCGGCGAACACCGACGGGTGGTCGTGACCGAGAAGCCCGGCGAATAG